A genomic region of Mesobacillus jeotgali contains the following coding sequences:
- the pdxK gene encoding pyridoxine/pyridoxal/pyridoxamine kinase, with protein sequence MSLKKVLTIAGSDTSGGAGIQADLKTFQELGVYGMTALTTVVTMDPKNHWHHEVFPQPVELVEKQLETILSVGIDAMKTGMLGTVEIIELSARKIDEHKLDRVVIDPVMVCKGEDEVLMPENTDAMRELLLPRATVVTPNLFEAWQLAQTGPIRTIDDMKEAAAKIHDLGAKNVMIKGGNKLNHEKAVDLLYDGKDFTLFESEKVQTSYTHGAGCTFASAITAQLAKGKTVPEALEVAKGFITEAIKHGFRLNEYVGPTAHLAYNKYAGGNRGE encoded by the coding sequence ATGAGTTTGAAAAAGGTGTTAACAATCGCAGGTTCAGATACAAGCGGCGGCGCTGGCATCCAGGCTGACCTTAAAACCTTTCAGGAGCTAGGCGTTTATGGAATGACTGCTCTAACTACGGTCGTGACTATGGACCCTAAAAATCACTGGCACCATGAAGTATTCCCACAGCCAGTTGAGCTCGTCGAAAAGCAGCTTGAAACGATTCTTTCCGTTGGAATAGATGCAATGAAAACAGGTATGCTCGGAACGGTTGAGATCATCGAGCTATCTGCACGCAAAATTGATGAGCATAAATTGGACAGAGTGGTAATCGACCCTGTAATGGTATGTAAAGGGGAAGATGAAGTCTTGATGCCTGAAAACACAGATGCCATGAGAGAACTGCTATTGCCAAGAGCAACAGTCGTCACACCGAACCTGTTCGAAGCATGGCAGCTGGCACAAACCGGACCAATTCGTACAATCGATGACATGAAGGAAGCAGCGGCGAAAATCCATGATCTAGGCGCGAAGAACGTCATGATCAAGGGCGGAAACAAGCTGAACCATGAAAAGGCTGTAGACCTTCTTTATGATGGAAAGGACTTCACTCTTTTCGAATCTGAAAAAGTCCAAACAAGCTATACGCACGGCGCAGGCTGCACATTCGCTTCCGCCATCACTGCACAGCTGGCAAAAGGCAAAACAGTCCCTGAAGCATTGGAAGTGGCTAAAGGCTTCATCACCGAAGCTATCAAGCACGGCTTCAGGCTGAACGAATACGTAGGCCCAACCGCTCACCTGGCGTACAACAAATACGCAGGCGGCAACCGCGGAGAATAA
- a CDS encoding DUF2512 family protein, translating to MNHAKAILIKGIMTFAVLLLLLGSFAGLGDILVITLVLGAISYLAGDLFILPKTSNLTASLADLALSFFVIWGLGLMLFEQTDGIVFAALFASVLIASGEWFFHSYMADRVLRINRKI from the coding sequence ATGAATCACGCAAAGGCAATATTGATAAAAGGCATCATGACATTTGCTGTTCTTCTTCTATTATTGGGTAGTTTTGCAGGGTTAGGCGATATTCTTGTCATCACTCTCGTACTTGGAGCGATTTCCTATCTTGCCGGTGACTTGTTCATTCTTCCTAAAACAAGCAATCTTACCGCTTCACTTGCTGATCTTGCCCTATCATTTTTCGTGATATGGGGACTTGGATTAATGTTGTTCGAGCAGACGGATGGAATTGTTTTTGCAGCTCTTTTTGCCTCAGTATTGATCGCTTCTGGAGAATGGTTCTTTCATAGTTATATGGCAGATCGGGTGCTTCGGATTAATCGGAAGATATAA
- a CDS encoding YojF family protein, producing the protein MDPVILSEVQEALDRFKEREVYIHLETTNGAYASHNNESFFSSGAYIRNAKVTYERAKITGEGPFRTGLKIPLGWVYAEGITHFEIDDKGRLLLAGHDFNGKLAVALEISETPFE; encoded by the coding sequence ATGGATCCCGTGATTTTATCAGAAGTCCAGGAAGCCCTGGACCGTTTTAAAGAAAGAGAAGTCTATATCCATTTAGAAACAACTAATGGAGCGTACGCATCCCACAACAACGAGTCATTCTTCTCATCAGGCGCGTATATCCGCAATGCGAAGGTAACCTATGAACGCGCGAAGATTACTGGTGAAGGTCCATTTCGGACAGGTTTGAAGATACCTCTTGGCTGGGTGTACGCTGAGGGAATCACACACTTCGAAATTGATGATAAAGGAAGACTGTTGCTTGCCGGTCATGATTTTAACGGAAAGCTTGCCGTCGCCCTTGAGATAAGCGAAACACCGTTCGAATAA
- the bshB2 gene encoding bacillithiol biosynthesis deacetylase BshB2, giving the protein MEKERHVLVVFPHPDDEAFGVSGTIASHVNMGTPVTYACLTLGQMGRNMGNPPFANRENLPAIRKKELKDAARAMGINDLRMLGFRDKTIEFEDENMLSNLMSSLITELNPSLVITFYPGYSVHPDHEATGAAVVRAVEKIPEADRPKLHCVAFSRNCVEELGEPDIVYDISAVADIKLDAIRAHRSQTELMLEEMADKLKEKDPKTLAWINNERFWTYKFS; this is encoded by the coding sequence ATGGAAAAAGAAAGGCATGTACTTGTCGTTTTCCCTCATCCTGATGATGAGGCATTCGGTGTTTCCGGAACAATTGCCTCCCATGTTAACATGGGAACGCCTGTCACATACGCTTGTTTGACACTCGGACAGATGGGACGGAATATGGGGAATCCCCCGTTCGCAAACCGGGAAAACCTCCCTGCAATACGTAAAAAGGAACTGAAGGACGCAGCGCGCGCGATGGGCATTAATGATTTGCGCATGCTCGGGTTCCGTGACAAGACGATTGAGTTCGAGGATGAGAATATGCTGTCCAATCTCATGTCATCATTGATCACAGAATTGAACCCTTCGCTCGTGATCACCTTCTATCCTGGTTACTCCGTCCACCCGGATCACGAGGCAACCGGTGCAGCTGTAGTGCGAGCAGTTGAAAAAATCCCCGAGGCAGACAGGCCGAAGCTTCATTGCGTCGCGTTCTCACGAAATTGTGTCGAAGAGCTTGGCGAGCCGGATATCGTTTATGATATAAGTGCTGTTGCGGACATCAAGCTTGATGCAATCCGTGCACACCGCTCCCAGACTGAGCTGATGCTTGAAGAAATGGCTGATAAACTGAAGGAAAAGGACCCAAAAACGTTGGCTTGGATTAACAATGAACGCTTCTGGACATATAAGTTTTCCTGA
- a CDS encoding cytochrome C, with protein sequence MQKALISFIISALIGLGLGYIAFDVIGGSNGATENASKEADTSKPQSDNKQEEKDDQPAAETVSADENILTSKGCLSCHSVSSLNLTGGATGPDLSKAFENVEGKHGKPIDQFLKEPTSAVMSGVIGGNPLSEQEISEVVKLLEEASKK encoded by the coding sequence ATGCAAAAAGCTTTAATCAGTTTTATTATTAGCGCTCTGATTGGTCTTGGACTCGGTTACATTGCATTCGATGTTATCGGCGGAAGCAATGGAGCTACTGAAAACGCTTCCAAAGAAGCAGACACTTCTAAACCGCAGAGTGACAACAAACAAGAGGAGAAGGATGACCAGCCTGCTGCTGAAACAGTTTCCGCAGATGAAAACATTTTAACATCCAAGGGCTGCCTTAGCTGCCATTCTGTATCTTCTTTAAATCTCACTGGCGGTGCAACTGGCCCAGATTTATCAAAGGCATTCGAGAATGTTGAAGGAAAGCATGGCAAGCCAATCGATCAGTTCTTAAAAGAGCCTACCTCAGCAGTCATGTCAGGTGTAATTGGCGGCAATCCACTTTCTGAACAAGAAATTTCAGAAGTAGTAAAACTTCTTGAGGAAGCCTCAAAAAAATAA
- the nosZ gene encoding Sec-dependent nitrous-oxide reductase, whose product MKKWIPIATGLATGLLAATVFFADFSPGDRNEAIAESSKNKTNAEKVYVPFGEKDEYYLFASGGHSGQMFIYGVPSMRHIRTVPVFSPDSATGYGFDKHSKEMMGGFTWGDLHHPAFSETNGDYDGKYMFATDVGNSRAAVMNLETFTVKDIIDVPNTSGPHCAAFVTENTEYMFLPTRFAVPIGREYAPLDDYSEKYRGVMSAVTFDEKKEKLNIAYQVALPPWSYDLSDAGKKVSKDWAVMTTYNTEEATTNLEINASQADRDFIVLFNWKELEQMVKDGKYDEVTGQKMIFPEKHKGGMYLVPVAKSPHGVDVTPDGKHFIASGKLAPSMTVFSFEKAFKAIENKEFAGERNGIPIIKYESVMEKEVNPENALGPLHTQFDEQGMAYTTMFISSEIVKWDPKTGETLDRVPVQYSPGHSVAAEGDTVAPDGKYLIALNKIAKDSYLSVGPSHPESMQLIDLRGDKMEVIQSAPVNPEPHYAQMIKADKIKTITVYPKDEKNPDAVYSQEETRIERKGNEVHVYGIAMRSKFIFDAKAERPDQIEVKKGDKVFIHLTNIDFDQDITHGFAINGYDLNIEVQPGQTNTVEFTADKAGTFPIYCTNFCSALHQEMTGYFLVKP is encoded by the coding sequence ATGAAAAAATGGATTCCAATTGCCACGGGACTCGCTACCGGGCTCCTTGCTGCAACGGTTTTCTTTGCTGATTTTTCTCCTGGAGACCGAAATGAAGCAATAGCGGAAAGCAGCAAAAACAAAACAAATGCGGAAAAAGTATATGTACCTTTTGGTGAAAAGGATGAGTACTACTTATTCGCTTCGGGCGGACACTCAGGACAGATGTTCATTTATGGTGTCCCATCCATGAGGCATATCAGGACCGTACCGGTATTCAGCCCAGATTCAGCAACTGGTTACGGCTTTGATAAACACTCAAAAGAAATGATGGGCGGCTTTACATGGGGCGATCTCCATCACCCGGCATTTTCAGAAACCAATGGTGATTACGACGGTAAATACATGTTTGCGACCGATGTCGGCAACAGCCGTGCGGCAGTCATGAACCTTGAAACGTTTACTGTTAAGGATATCATTGATGTTCCAAATACGAGCGGTCCGCACTGTGCAGCATTCGTTACGGAAAACACTGAATATATGTTCCTGCCAACACGTTTCGCAGTGCCGATTGGAAGAGAGTATGCACCGCTTGACGACTATAGCGAAAAGTACCGCGGCGTCATGTCAGCAGTTACTTTTGACGAGAAAAAGGAAAAATTGAACATTGCCTACCAGGTTGCCCTTCCGCCATGGTCCTATGACCTATCTGATGCAGGGAAAAAGGTATCCAAGGATTGGGCAGTCATGACTACCTATAACACAGAAGAAGCAACGACGAACCTGGAAATCAACGCTTCCCAGGCAGACCGCGACTTTATCGTCCTGTTCAACTGGAAAGAGCTTGAGCAAATGGTCAAGGACGGAAAGTATGACGAAGTAACTGGCCAGAAGATGATCTTCCCTGAAAAGCATAAAGGCGGCATGTACCTGGTGCCTGTAGCCAAATCGCCGCACGGTGTCGATGTAACTCCAGATGGAAAGCACTTTATTGCCTCTGGTAAACTGGCACCATCTATGACTGTATTCTCTTTTGAAAAAGCGTTCAAAGCGATTGAAAACAAAGAATTCGCTGGAGAGCGGAATGGTATTCCAATTATCAAATACGAGTCTGTCATGGAAAAAGAAGTGAACCCAGAAAATGCGCTGGGACCGCTTCATACTCAATTTGATGAGCAAGGCATGGCTTACACAACGATGTTCATCTCATCTGAAATCGTGAAATGGGATCCGAAGACTGGTGAAACTTTGGACCGGGTGCCTGTACAGTACTCACCTGGACATTCTGTTGCAGCTGAGGGAGATACAGTCGCACCTGATGGAAAATACCTCATTGCATTGAACAAAATTGCAAAAGACAGCTATCTATCTGTGGGCCCTTCCCACCCTGAATCCATGCAGCTGATCGACCTGCGCGGCGACAAAATGGAAGTCATCCAGTCTGCCCCGGTCAACCCAGAACCGCACTACGCACAAATGATCAAGGCAGATAAAATCAAAACGATTACCGTTTACCCTAAGGATGAAAAGAACCCTGACGCAGTTTACAGCCAGGAAGAAACCCGCATCGAAAGGAAAGGCAACGAAGTCCATGTCTACGGAATTGCCATGCGTTCAAAATTCATTTTTGATGCAAAAGCGGAACGACCAGATCAAATTGAAGTCAAAAAAGGAGATAAAGTCTTTATCCACCTGACTAATATCGACTTTGACCAGGACATTACCCACGGCTTTGCCATCAATGGCTACGATTTGAATATTGAAGTACAGCCTGGACAGACGAATACAGTGGAATTCACCGCAGATAAAGCAGGGACATTCCCGATTTACTGTACGAACTTCTGCTCAGCACTGCACCAGGAAATGACCGGTTACTTCCTGGTAAAACCGTAA
- the nosD gene encoding nitrous oxide reductase family maturation protein NosD, with protein sequence MKKILWLLLLLSAITFPEKGTAAQNLQAVIDSAKDGAIIQLESTSYIGNIVIDKPLTLTGKKGTVIEGDGKGNVISVRASGVTISDLKVTHSGMDRNSPEEYAAIKVYTDGNIIRNIRIDQSFHGVYLSKAHNNTIENVSVEGLGKGEIAAQGNGLHIYYSNGNLLKNNYIEGTRDGMFFDYANDNKALNNKISKTRYGLHYMYSDRNEFKNNIFTFNTGGAAIMHSNQLKLENNQFIFNYGHRSFGLLVLSANENNIENNTFYMNQRGLYIDQSTNNLIRSNHLSQNQIGIELWASSNEQIFTGNTIEENTIPAVTLGGTGRNDWSFEGIGNDWGRSFPLLDLDQDGVGDSPAIYKSSLYELIEDQELIYLFLKSPAITIYEKLNRLLDQDKTMFEDQYPLVNGRKSIPYLPVIIIIAVFATAIFAKRRKLLCISFGRNGRKI encoded by the coding sequence ATGAAAAAAATCCTTTGGCTGCTCTTGCTCCTTTCCGCCATTACTTTTCCGGAAAAGGGGACGGCAGCACAAAACCTGCAGGCCGTCATTGATTCAGCCAAAGATGGCGCAATCATCCAGCTTGAAAGCACTAGTTACATTGGAAACATAGTGATTGATAAGCCGCTTACCCTTACTGGAAAGAAAGGGACTGTCATTGAAGGAGATGGCAAAGGCAATGTCATTTCTGTTCGCGCTTCTGGTGTCACCATTTCAGACCTCAAAGTCACACATAGCGGAATGGACCGAAACAGCCCGGAAGAATACGCAGCGATCAAGGTGTATACAGATGGGAACATCATCCGGAATATCAGGATTGACCAATCGTTCCATGGAGTTTATTTAAGCAAAGCACATAACAATACGATTGAAAATGTAAGTGTAGAAGGCCTTGGCAAAGGAGAAATAGCAGCCCAGGGAAATGGCCTGCATATCTATTATTCAAACGGCAACCTATTAAAAAACAATTATATTGAAGGCACAAGAGATGGAATGTTTTTCGATTATGCCAATGACAATAAAGCCTTAAACAATAAAATTTCGAAAACACGTTACGGTCTGCATTATATGTACTCAGACCGCAACGAATTTAAAAACAACATATTCACCTTTAATACAGGAGGGGCAGCCATCATGCACTCCAACCAGCTCAAGCTGGAAAACAACCAGTTCATCTTTAATTATGGACATCGCTCTTTTGGACTGCTGGTATTATCAGCAAACGAAAATAACATTGAGAACAACACTTTCTACATGAATCAAAGAGGGTTATATATAGATCAATCTACCAATAATCTGATTCGGTCGAACCATCTCTCACAAAACCAGATTGGAATCGAGCTATGGGCGAGTTCAAACGAACAGATTTTCACTGGAAATACGATTGAAGAAAACACCATACCAGCTGTCACATTGGGAGGCACTGGCAGGAATGACTGGAGCTTTGAAGGAATCGGCAATGATTGGGGCAGGTCTTTCCCTTTACTCGATCTCGACCAGGATGGTGTGGGTGACAGTCCGGCAATCTATAAATCCTCACTATATGAACTGATTGAGGATCAGGAACTTATCTATCTTTTCCTAAAAAGTCCGGCCATTACCATCTATGAAAAACTGAATCGGCTGCTGGATCAAGATAAAACGATGTTTGAGGATCAGTATCCTCTGGTTAACGGGCGGAAATCAATACCCTACCTGCCCGTAATTATCATAATTGCCGTCTTCGCAACGGCCATCTTCGCAAAAAGGAGAAAACTGCTATGTATTTCATTTGGAAGGAATGGAAGGAAAATATAA
- a CDS encoding ABC transporter permease, translated as MYFIWKEWKENIRGKGLWLAIGTIILVSVLLLVRSTSLSYDQGLYILLINLFDTLIYFIPILYLFMGAFSIFQEKEQKTLVMLLTKQESYWTFLAKKSFGMHLVFLTPVITWFFLFLIPLKIFFKADIGTYLVFVLSITVLMLVFTQIGALVGSISRSRMQIAGIAVIIWFYFFFLHDFALLSIIQGVTHENVKLFSIAYFLNPIQAVRMYLETGVGIYSFGHMSRLLKSFMWLQPGAFLGASLIFWMAATFISSVLLHRKEGFE; from the coding sequence ATGTATTTCATTTGGAAGGAATGGAAGGAAAATATAAGAGGCAAAGGGCTCTGGCTTGCGATCGGTACAATCATACTAGTTTCTGTTCTGCTGCTTGTAAGATCAACTTCTCTTTCCTATGATCAGGGTTTGTATATCTTGCTCATCAACCTGTTCGACACACTGATTTATTTTATCCCGATTCTGTACTTATTCATGGGCGCTTTCTCTATCTTCCAGGAAAAAGAGCAAAAAACACTGGTCATGCTTTTGACCAAACAAGAAAGCTATTGGACATTTCTCGCCAAAAAGAGCTTTGGGATGCACTTAGTATTTCTTACACCAGTAATCACCTGGTTTTTCTTATTCCTTATTCCTTTAAAAATTTTCTTTAAAGCTGATATCGGAACCTATCTTGTCTTTGTTCTTTCTATCACTGTCCTCATGCTGGTGTTCACGCAAATCGGTGCCCTGGTAGGGAGTATCAGCAGGTCAAGAATGCAGATTGCCGGTATTGCCGTCATCATTTGGTTCTATTTCTTTTTCTTACATGACTTTGCCCTGTTATCCATCATCCAGGGTGTGACCCATGAGAATGTAAAGCTATTCTCGATTGCCTACTTTTTGAATCCAATACAGGCAGTAAGGATGTATCTTGAAACAGGTGTAGGGATTTACTCATTTGGGCACATGTCGCGTCTATTGAAGTCCTTCATGTGGCTGCAGCCGGGTGCATTCCTTGGAGCCAGCCTTATATTCTGGATGGCTGCCACATTTATCAGTTCCGTTCTATTGCATCGTAAGGAGGGTTTTGAATGA
- a CDS encoding ABC transporter ATP-binding protein, with translation MISVSGLTQSYGNNEILNNISLSIEKNEVCALVGRNGAGKSTFINSLLGLIPIKKGEIMVNGKPRKRNNRWKNEIAYLPEKFMLYPSLTGYENIVFFAQAGKGKADTKKIEQILMSVGLWEDRARTIKGYSKGMLQRLGLAITLYQDSDILILDEPTSGIDPMGRKEILEVLHSLSGKTILLSSHHLEEIKQICTHVAFLDNGKMTKYTVDDFLRIQELGGMKK, from the coding sequence ATGATCAGCGTTTCTGGTTTGACACAATCATATGGCAATAATGAAATCTTGAACAATATCAGCCTTTCTATCGAGAAAAACGAAGTATGTGCCCTCGTTGGCAGAAACGGAGCTGGCAAATCTACATTTATCAATAGTTTGCTTGGACTGATTCCCATCAAGAAAGGCGAAATAATGGTGAATGGCAAGCCTCGCAAAAGAAATAACCGCTGGAAAAACGAGATTGCCTATTTGCCGGAAAAATTCATGCTATATCCCTCTTTGACAGGCTATGAAAATATCGTTTTCTTTGCCCAGGCTGGCAAAGGAAAAGCGGATACAAAAAAAATAGAGCAGATTTTGATGTCCGTGGGACTCTGGGAAGACCGAGCCAGGACTATCAAGGGCTATTCGAAAGGGATGCTCCAGAGACTGGGGCTTGCCATCACTCTTTATCAGGATTCCGACATTTTGATTCTTGATGAACCTACAAGTGGCATTGACCCAATGGGCCGCAAAGAGATCCTGGAAGTTCTTCACTCTTTATCAGGTAAAACCATTCTGCTCTCTTCTCATCATTTGGAGGAGATCAAACAAATCTGTACACATGTAGCTTTTTTAGATAACGGGAAAATGACCAAATACACAGTCGATGATTTTTTAAGAATTCAGGAATTAGGGGGCATGAAAAAATGA
- a CDS encoding FixH family protein, giving the protein MKKLFVSLFLLLAILLAGCSAEPDWKLEITKEPVFANGKESNFEIKVTEDGTTVKDLHIAAEFAMASMDHGTIDVVLEERSDGVYSGNAEFSMPGEWEAAFTIEKDGSIQEKVVNLNVKKAEGVASINGEWITDEDLEFYQFINKLHIEINRETDREKYTGEKLDEALAYWDNQEKLNQDKNQLLTQIIRLRAMAMLGLEKGHEATDQEVNGAIEKVRAQYSSSDAAKKLIAQYGEEKFWGIQEQQYARIVLTQKVQNDLIEKVKKENPKAGEQEILFTAEKEYEELLVSQVNSLKIEIM; this is encoded by the coding sequence ATGAAAAAGCTATTTGTATCTTTGTTCTTATTGTTAGCGATCCTGTTAGCCGGATGCAGCGCGGAGCCGGATTGGAAACTCGAAATCACCAAAGAACCAGTCTTTGCAAACGGGAAAGAGTCAAACTTTGAGATCAAGGTGACGGAAGATGGAACCACTGTAAAGGACCTCCATATCGCAGCTGAGTTTGCGATGGCCAGCATGGACCATGGGACGATTGATGTTGTACTGGAAGAACGATCTGATGGTGTTTATTCCGGAAATGCCGAATTTTCAATGCCAGGAGAATGGGAAGCAGCCTTCACTATTGAAAAGGACGGATCTATTCAAGAAAAAGTTGTTAACCTGAATGTTAAAAAAGCGGAAGGTGTTGCTTCCATCAATGGTGAATGGATTACAGATGAAGACCTGGAATTTTACCAGTTCATCAATAAACTACACATTGAAATCAACCGCGAAACAGACCGGGAAAAATATACCGGAGAAAAGCTTGATGAAGCACTTGCTTATTGGGATAACCAGGAGAAACTGAACCAGGACAAAAACCAGCTATTGACACAAATCATCAGGCTGAGGGCCATGGCGATGCTTGGCCTCGAAAAAGGACATGAGGCAACAGATCAGGAAGTGAACGGCGCCATTGAAAAAGTACGCGCTCAATACAGCAGCTCAGATGCAGCAAAAAAACTGATTGCACAATATGGCGAAGAAAAATTCTGGGGTATCCAGGAGCAGCAATACGCCCGGATTGTCCTGACACAAAAGGTCCAGAACGATTTAATTGAAAAGGTGAAAAAGGAAAATCCAAAAGCAGGTGAACAAGAGATTCTTTTCACAGCTGAAAAGGAATATGAAGAGCTATTGGTCAGCCAGGTGAACTCCTTAAAAATCGAGATTATGTAG
- a CDS encoding ABC transporter ATP-binding protein, whose protein sequence is MIVSIKNVSKRYGKHDVLTNINLEIEGGEIFGLLGPSGAGKTTLVRQLVGLESPSEGENFLFGEKMPSLKLIERIGYMAQSDALYTELSAKENLEFFASLFGLKGTHRKKRILEVMQLVDLSEHLNKLVTNYSGGMKRRLSLASALLHEPELLILDEPTVGIDPVLRQSIWSGFYDLKAQGKTLIVTTHVMDEAEKCDRLGLIRDGRLIAVGTPAELKEKTGSASVEEAFLAYGGVQHEN, encoded by the coding sequence ATGATTGTTTCAATTAAAAATGTAAGTAAACGATATGGTAAGCATGATGTCTTAACAAATATCAACTTAGAAATTGAAGGCGGCGAAATTTTCGGGCTGCTTGGACCCTCTGGAGCGGGAAAAACCACTCTAGTTCGGCAGCTTGTTGGTCTGGAGTCTCCAAGCGAAGGTGAAAATTTTCTTTTCGGCGAGAAGATGCCTTCCTTAAAGCTTATTGAAAGAATCGGCTATATGGCTCAATCGGACGCACTTTATACTGAATTATCGGCAAAAGAAAATCTTGAATTCTTTGCCTCCTTGTTCGGTTTGAAGGGCACGCACCGAAAAAAACGTATTTTAGAAGTAATGCAGCTTGTCGATTTATCTGAACATCTTAACAAACTGGTAACCAATTATTCTGGCGGCATGAAACGTCGTCTTTCCCTTGCTTCAGCACTGCTGCATGAGCCGGAATTGTTGATTCTCGATGAGCCGACTGTCGGCATCGATCCTGTGTTGCGCCAGAGCATCTGGTCAGGTTTCTATGATTTGAAAGCTCAGGGAAAAACGCTGATCGTTACAACGCACGTAATGGACGAAGCAGAAAAATGCGACAGACTGGGACTGATACGAGATGGCCGTCTGATAGCGGTCGGCACTCCTGCAGAATTGAAGGAAAAGACTGGGTCTGCCAGCGTCGAGGAAGCATTTTTAGCATACGGAGGTGTCCAGCATGAGAATTAG
- a CDS encoding ABC transporter permease codes for MRIRALVIRIIRQFLRDKRTLAMMLVAPLLILTMLHLVFNGENYIPKIGLVDVPEPVMEKLDIDEAKITEYESVKVAEEDALNQEIDGYVVFEGPILDKIVLEGSDPSVNGAVMKWMQQATKQLLPSQGQLEMDVDYIHGTEDMGQFDYFGPVLLGFFAFFFVFLISGISFLRERTSGTLEKLLSSPLRKWEIVIGYVLGFGLFTMLQATLIASYAIYVLGMLMEGSFFYVLLITLMLSMTALTLGTLLSAFANNEFQMIQFIPIIIVPQFFFSGLINLDTISDWLSWLGPVTPLYYAAEALRDIMVRGYGWDAIYGNMLMLAGFSALFIFLNILALRKHRAV; via the coding sequence ATGAGAATTAGAGCTTTAGTGATCAGGATTATCCGTCAATTCCTTAGGGATAAAAGAACCCTTGCAATGATGCTTGTCGCTCCACTCCTGATCCTGACGATGCTCCATCTTGTTTTTAACGGGGAAAACTATATTCCTAAGATAGGTTTGGTCGATGTACCGGAGCCTGTGATGGAGAAACTCGATATAGATGAAGCAAAAATAACAGAATATGAGTCTGTGAAAGTTGCTGAAGAGGATGCATTGAACCAAGAAATCGATGGGTATGTCGTTTTTGAAGGTCCTATTCTGGATAAAATCGTACTTGAAGGCAGCGACCCATCTGTGAACGGCGCTGTTATGAAATGGATGCAGCAGGCAACAAAACAGCTGCTGCCGTCACAGGGACAATTGGAAATGGACGTTGATTATATCCATGGTACAGAAGATATGGGCCAGTTTGATTATTTTGGACCGGTATTATTGGGATTCTTCGCCTTCTTCTTTGTGTTCCTCATTTCCGGGATTTCTTTTTTGCGGGAGAGAACAAGCGGTACACTTGAAAAACTACTGTCAAGCCCGTTGCGGAAATGGGAAATTGTCATCGGTTATGTACTGGGATTCGGGCTCTTTACGATGCTGCAAGCGACACTGATTGCCTCCTATGCGATTTATGTCCTCGGTATGCTGATGGAAGGTTCCTTTTTCTATGTATTATTGATTACCTTAATGCTGTCAATGACGGCGCTGACGCTCGGTACACTGCTGTCCGCGTTTGCGAACAACGAGTTCCAGATGATACAATTCATCCCAATCATCATCGTGCCGCAGTTTTTCTTCTCTGGTCTGATCAATCTCGATACGATTTCTGATTGGCTGAGCTGGCTTGGGCCGGTCACACCACTCTATTATGCCGCCGAGGCTTTGCGTGATATTATGGTGAGAGGATATGGATGGGATGCCATCTATGGTAATATGTTGATGCTAGCCGGGTTTTCAGCTTTATTTATCTTCTTGAATATCTTGGCACTGCGGAAACACCGCGCAGTTTAA